A genomic region of Amphiura filiformis chromosome 6, Afil_fr2py, whole genome shotgun sequence contains the following coding sequences:
- the LOC140155061 gene encoding uncharacterized protein, with the protein MKSLYVIILVGYIIGISQSMVIEVPDSHGYIVDPVSDSDDEITVDPLPAPGGVTFLGVGYNILIGNPEGGDVNTGGVDPGLLTTRKIFKLTYDENNLSNDLKYHVPDEVVFAPRESCVNTKTQEVFFGTKSYQEKVGVDISESLRIGGIFTGFKFSLSTRYQEVQSGIETSRYVFYEEKTVCNKGQARYRTELALHQQYPLDDGFVADACRLTSAYDEDLYMYFLEDWGTHIVSEVDVGTKATDRFEEEQQRFVHYAMTEIDNSVSARFGVGGYGLGIQVDMDIFKQGLTSEMKFGRKTHTYTSGSDDMHEPIGLFLLGMHEAFDVDYWQLINQYVADGLCSSSWINDLGTIQANVLSSIQGYAEWKNANPSDDPIVEIPVTWPQGTYGLPRPATVGCPNTHFTWATGWRFQDTEDVFPDNFWSNPCHLEGPYWGNDAYQNFCLKTVNEEDIYEWTWPAGQYCIYQKGGVCPAGMTSGWVHWDDEDISNDNSISGEVPDGYYDHNTDIDFCCQTSGFATNAIYLPVDDSFFLFKYNHQCQEVYGMSYTSEYFRWDTEDAFNQDGHGGTHPYQGHTDNIFLEFCYYEPIPV; encoded by the exons ATGAAGTCGCTATACGTGATCATCCTTGTTGGCTATATAATTGGCATTTCACAATCTATGGTGATTGAAGTACCCGACTCCCATGGCTACATAGTCGATCCTGTATCCGACTCTGATGACGAGATTACCGTGGATCCACTTCCAGCACCAGGAGGGGTAACCTTCCTTGGAGTTGGTTATAATATTTTGATTGGCAATCCTGAAGGAGGTGACGTCAACACGGGTGGTGTGGATCCGGGTTTGCTGACTACTAGAAAGATCTTCAAGTTGACGTACGATGAAAATAACTTATCCAATGATTTGAAGTACCACGTTCCAGACGAAGTGGTGTTTGCTCCTCGTGAGAGTTGCGTCAACACAAAAACACAGGAGGTGTTTTTTGGAACCAAAAGTTATCAAGAGAAAGTGGGTGTGGATATCAGCGAATCAC TTCGCATTGGTggtattttcaccgggttcaagTTCTCGTTAAGTACAC GATATCAAGAAGTCCAATCTGGAATCGAAACATCTCGTTACGTCTTCTATGAGGAAAAGACTGTGTGTAATAAAGGCCAAGCTCGATACAGAACTGAGCTAGCACTCCATCAGCAATATCCGCTAGATGACGGCTTCGTTGCTGATGCGTGCCGATTGACGAGTGCTTATGACGAAGATCTTTACATGTACTTTTTGGAAGACTGGGGCACG CATATCGTATCCGAAGTCGACGTCGGTACTAAAGCAACAGACCGTTTCGAGGAAGAGCAGCAGAGATTTGTGCATTATGCCATGACTGAG ATAGATAACAGCGTTTCTGCTCGATTTGGTGTCGGTGGCTATGGTCTTGGAATACAGGTAGATATGGATATCTTCAAGCAAGGTTTGACGTCAGAAATGAAATTTGGTCGAAAAACTCACACCTACACGTCTGGTAGTGATGATATGCACG AGCCGATTGGTTTATTTTTGCTGGGCATGCATGAGGCATTTGACGTGGACTACTGGCAATTGATTAACCAATACGTTGCGGATGGACTGTGCTCTTCATCCTGGATAAATGACCTTGGTACCATCCAAGCTAATGTCTTATCTTCAATACAAGGATATGCCGAATGGAAAAATGCCAATCCATCAGACG ATCCGATCGTAGAAATACCAGTGACCTGGCCACAGGGAACATACGGTCTGCCCAGACCTGCTACTGTCGGATGTCCAAACACACACTTTACATGGGCAACAGGATGGCGATTCCAGGATACTGAAGATGTTTTCCCAGATAACTTCTGGTCTAATCCATGTCATTTGGAGGGACCATACTGGGGAAATGATGCTTACCAGAACTTCTGTCTTAAGACAGTCAATGAAGAAGATATTTATGAGTGGACCTGGCCTGCTGGACAGTACTGTATCTACCAAAAAGGAGGCGTATGTCCTGCTG GTATGACCTCGGGATGGGTTCACTGGGATGATGAGGATATATCTAATGATAACAGCATCAGTGGTGAAGTTCCTGATGGTTATTACGACCATAATACAGACATCGATTTCTGCTGTCAAACCAGTGGCTTTGCTACCAATGCAATATACCTACCAGTGGACGATAGCTTCTTTCTCTTCAAATACAATCACCAGTGTCAAGAG GTTTACGGCATGTCCTACACATCGGAATATTTCCGCTGGGACACTGAGGATGCATTCAACCAAGATGGGCACGGAGGTACACATCCTTACCAAGGCCATACTGATAACATCTTTCTTGAGTTCTGTTATTATGAACCTATACCAGTATAA